The Pseudomonas sp. SCA2728.1_7 DNA segment TGGCGCATCAGCACGTCGGCCAGACCGATACCACCACCCTCACGGGACATGGAAACGGCCAGTTGCTGGTCGTACATTTCCTGATACTGCTTGGCCGCCGGCGTGTTCAGCGGATTGTCTTCACCCAAGGCGTTGGTCGCCGAGCGCATCGACTTGAGCATCTCGCCGAGGAACAGCGATTCGAATTCCTGCGCCACTTTGCGCAGGTTCGCATCGCTGTTCTTGTCGCCGACCTTGAGTTGGTTCAGGCGATTGAGGTCCGAGTAGGAACCCGAATCGCTGCTGCTGACCAGACCACTTTTGCGCATATCCATAAGGGTCGGCCTCAGATCACGATCAGGTCGGCTTGCAACGCGCCGGCCTGCTTCAAGGCTTCGAGGATCGCCATCAAGTCACCCGGTGCCGCGCCAACCTGATTCACCGCCCGCACGATCTCGTCGAGGGTGGTACCCGGGCCGAACTTGAACATCGGTTTGGCTTCCTGCTCGGCATTCACCCGCGAGCGCGGCACGACAGCCGTCTGACCATTGGACAGAGGGCCGGGCTGGCTGACGATCGGGTCTTCGGTGATGGTCACGGTCAGGCTGCCGTGGGTCACGGCGGCTGGCGACACTTTCACGTTCTGGCCGATAACGATGGTGCCGGTGCGCGAGTTGATGATGACTTTCGCCACCGCCTGACCCGGGTCGACTTCAAGGTTTTCCAGGATCGACAAGTAGTCGACGCGCTGGCTCGGATCGAGCGGCGCGGTAACGCGGATCGAACCGCCGTCGATGGCTTGCGCAACGCCAGGGCCGAGCATGTCATTGATCTTGTCGACGATACGTTTGGCCGTGGTGAAGTCGGAACGGTTGAGGTTCAGCGTCAGGCTGTTGCCCTGATTGAAACCGCTCGGCACCGAACGCTCCACCGAAGCACCGCCAGGGATGCGACCGGCCGACGGAACGTTGACGGTGATCTTCGAACCGTCACGGCCCTCGGCGTCGAAACCGCCAACCACCAGGTTGCCCTGAGCGACCGCGTAGACGTTGCCGTCGATACCCTTGAGCGGGGTCAGCAGCAGTGTGCCGCCGCGCAGGCTCTTGGAGTTACCGATCGAGGAGACCGTGATGTCGACCTGCTGACCCGGCTTGGCGAACGCCGGCAAGTCAGCACTGATCGACACTGCCGCGACGTTTTTCAACTGCACGTTGCCCGATCCCGGCGGCACCTTGATGCCGAACTGCGAGAGCATGTTGTTGAAGGTCTGCAGGGTGAACGGGGTTTGCGTCGTCTGGTCACCGGTGCCGTTAAGCCCGACCACCAGGCCGTAACCGATCAACTGGTTGGAACGCACGCCGGAAATGCTGGCGATATCTTTCAGCCGCTCGGCGTGGGCACCAAAGGCTGCGGACATCAGCGCCGCAGCCAGCATGAGGCTCTTGAAATTCAACGTAGCCACCTAGAAAGGGAACAGCGGGCTGAGGAAGAAACGGTCGAACCAGCCTGGCTGACTCGTATCGGCAAACGCGCCGGTACCCGAGTAGGTGATGCGTGCATCGGCGACCCGGGTCGACGACACAGTGTTGTCCGTGGCGATGTCATCGGCGCGTACCAGGCCGGCGATGCGCACCAGTTCGTCACCGGTGTTCAGCGTCAGCCACTTCTCGCCACGCACGGCGATGATGCCGTTGGGCAGCACGTCAGCGACGGTCACGGTGATCGAACCGGTCAGGCTGTTGCTCTGCCCGGACTTGGCGTCGCCCTTGGTCGAGCGGTCGGCACTGTAGCCGGCGTTCAGACTCAGGTCGTTGCCGCCGATCGGGTTGTTGGTGGTCAGGCTGGAGCCGAACAACGAGGTCAGACCGACCTTGTTATCGCTGTTCTTGTCCATTTGCGAGTTGGCGTTCTTGCTCGCCTGTGTGCGCTCGTTCAGGGTGATGGTGATGATGTCACCGACACGGAAAGCCTTGCGGTCGCTGTACAGGTTCTGCTCGAAGCCGGCCTGATAGATCGAGCCGTTGTTGGCCGCAGCCGGCAACGGCGTGCGCGGCAACACCGGGGCGTAGTAAGGGTCATTGGGCTTGGGCGTCGGGGCGACGCAGCCCGCGAGCGAGACGACCCCACTCAATGCCAGAACAGATACAAAGCGATTCATGACCCTACCTCACGGTGTTGCAGGCGACCTCATGGCCGCCTCATAGACTTGATTACAGATTCTGCGTTACGAACGAGAGCATCTGGTCAGCGGTGGAGATCACCTTGGAGTTCATCTCGTAAGCGCGCTGAGTGGTGATCATGTTGACCATCTCTTCAACAGTGCTGACGTTGGAGGTTTCCAGGGTGTTCTGCAGGGTGGTACCGAAACCGGCCAGACCCGGGGTGCCGACTTGCGGCGCGCCGGAAGCGGCAGTTTCCAGGAACAGGTTGTTGCCCACGGCTTGCAGACCGGCCGGGTTGATGAAGTCGGCGGTTTGCAGGTTGCCGATCACCTGCGACGCAGCGTTGCCAGCAACCGTGATGGACACGGTGCCGTCACGGCCGACAGTGAAGGTCTGGGCATCGTTCGGAATGACGATGGCCGGTTCCAGAGCGAAACCGCTGGCGTTAACGATCTGGCCGTTGGAATCGAGGTGGAAGGTACCGTCACGGGTGTAGGACGTGGTGCCGTCCGGCTGCAGAATCTGGAAGAAACCGCGACCGTCGATGGCCATGTCCAGCGGCTGCTCGGTGGTTTGCAGGCTGCCGGCGGTGAAGTTTTTCTGGGTGCCGACGATGCGCACACCAGTACCCAGTTGCAGACCCGACGGCAGTTCGCTGTCCTGGGTCGACTGAGCGCCTGGCTGACGCTTGATCTGATAGAGCAAGTCCTGGAACTCGGCGCGATCACGTTTGAAACCCGTGGT contains these protein-coding regions:
- the flgG gene encoding flagellar basal-body rod protein FlgG; amino-acid sequence: MLPALWVAKTGLSAQDTNLTTISNNLANVSTTGFKRDRAEFQDLLYQIKRQPGAQSTQDSELPSGLQLGTGVRIVGTQKNFTAGSLQTTEQPLDMAIDGRGFFQILQPDGTTSYTRDGTFHLDSNGQIVNASGFALEPAIVIPNDAQTFTVGRDGTVSITVAGNAASQVIGNLQTADFINPAGLQAVGNNLFLETAASGAPQVGTPGLAGFGTTLQNTLETSNVSTVEEMVNMITTQRAYEMNSKVISTADQMLSFVTQNL
- the flgH gene encoding flagellar basal body L-ring protein FlgH, with amino-acid sequence MNRFVSVLALSGVVSLAGCVAPTPKPNDPYYAPVLPRTPLPAAANNGSIYQAGFEQNLYSDRKAFRVGDIITITLNERTQASKNANSQMDKNSDNKVGLTSLFGSSLTTNNPIGGNDLSLNAGYSADRSTKGDAKSGQSNSLTGSITVTVADVLPNGIIAVRGEKWLTLNTGDELVRIAGLVRADDIATDNTVSSTRVADARITYSGTGAFADTSQPGWFDRFFLSPLFPF
- a CDS encoding flagellar basal body P-ring protein FlgI — protein: MLAAALMSAAFGAHAERLKDIASISGVRSNQLIGYGLVVGLNGTGDQTTQTPFTLQTFNNMLSQFGIKVPPGSGNVQLKNVAAVSISADLPAFAKPGQQVDITVSSIGNSKSLRGGTLLLTPLKGIDGNVYAVAQGNLVVGGFDAEGRDGSKITVNVPSAGRIPGGASVERSVPSGFNQGNSLTLNLNRSDFTTAKRIVDKINDMLGPGVAQAIDGGSIRVTAPLDPSQRVDYLSILENLEVDPGQAVAKVIINSRTGTIVIGQNVKVSPAAVTHGSLTVTITEDPIVSQPGPLSNGQTAVVPRSRVNAEQEAKPMFKFGPGTTLDEIVRAVNQVGAAPGDLMAILEALKQAGALQADLIVI